The nucleotide window TCATTTCCTGTAAAAATGAGATCATCAACATAGAGACAAATAATGAGGATCTTGCTTCCTTCTTTTTTCACATAGAGAGTTACTTCactcttgcttctttgaaatccatttttcagaaaatatatgTCAAAGGGCCTTTATGAGTTTGTACACTTTGTTTTCTCCCCCTTCCACCAAGAATACTTTTGGTTGCTCAACATAAATTTCTTCATCTAGCTTTCCATTTAAGAATGCTGACTTAATATCAAGCTGAAAAATTTTCCACTTCTTTGAGCAGCGAGTGCGATCAAGGTTCTTATAGTCTCAAGTCTTGCTACTGCGGAGAATGTTTCTGAAAAATCAACACCAGGCTTTTGAGTAAAGCCTTTAGCAACAAGTCTCGCCTTATGCCTTTGAATTTCTCCATCTTGATTTAATTTGGTCTTGTAGATCCACTTTAACTCGATAATTTCTCTACCTTCCGGCCTGTCTACAAGCTCCCAAGTTTTGTTTTTCTCAATCATGTGTAGTTCTTCTTCCATTGCATGCTGTCATACTTCATGTttctctacttcttcaaaattttCTGGTTCACTAACCACAAAATTACATGATTGATATATGTCACTCATTCTTCTGAATTTTCTTGGTGGAGTTTCATTATCATCCTCTGATCCAGATATGTGAGTGTGTTGATCTTGTTCTTCTGTTTGTACAggttcttcattttcttctagaAACCTTGGTTGATTGACATGTTCCACTTGTTTTGCTTTCCAATCACAGGCTGCATTTTCATCAAAAGAACATCTCTACTAACAACCAGTTTGTTAGTTTCAACATTATACAACCTGTAACCTTTAGTCTCCAGAGTATAGCCAGTAAAAATATACTTGATACTTTTTTCATCTAGTTTTGTACGTTTCTCAGCAGGTATATGTACATAACCAATGCAACCAAATATTTTGAAATGAGTTACAGTAGGTTTTGTTTAACTTTAATAACAAGATGAGTTAACGTTCCTCAATTATACATACAGGTGTGTGTGGGTATATATCAGTGCTatatttggtatcagagcttaggcgGCTGTTCAAGCAATTCTACCACATCAGTTGCGATGGAGGCCAGCAAATCCAAAGAGAGTTCGTTTGGTTTAAGCTTTCCTATGTTAACGAAGGTGAACTACACTGCATGGGCACTAAAAATGAAGGTGTTTATGCAGGCCCATGGAGTGTGGGATGCCATAGAACCAAAAGATCCAAAAGCTACAGTGGAAGATAAGATCGACAAGAGAGCTCTAGCTGTCATTTACCAAGGAATACCGGAAGATATGATGTTGACAAAACGACGTCCAGGGGGGCGTGGGAGGCAGTCAACGTCATGAGTCTGGGCGCTAAGAAGGTGAAAACAGCAAGAGCACAAACACTAAAGGGAGAATTTGAAACCTTAAGCATGAAAGAAAATGATCAGCTAGACGAGTTTTACATAAAGCTGAACGGCCTGGTCATAAATATAAGAGCACTAGAGGAGAAAATGGAAGAAGCGTATGTAGTGAAAAAACTTCTCAGAGCCGTGCCTTCAAAGTTTCTTCAAATTGCATCTGCCATTGAGCAATTTGGAGACTTAGAGGAAATATTTGTGGAGAAGGTTATTAGCTCGCTGAAAGTTCATGAAGAACATTTGGGCGGACGAACTGAAGCGGGTCGAGGGCAATTTTTACTGACTAAGGAGGAGTGGAGAAGGAAGGAGAGCAATGAGGGGCAAGTTTTATTGATTCGAGAAGAGTGGTTAAAGCGAACCAATAAAGAAGGGACTCTAGCTAATGGAGATAAACGTTGGAGAGACGGGAATCGTGGTGGATGAGACAAAAGCAAGGTGAGGTGTTTTAATTGTCAAGTGTACGGACATTTTACGTATGAATATCGAAAACCTCGTAAAGAAAGGGACACGCAAAAGGAGTTGAATTTATCAAAGCTCCAAGAGGATGAACCAGCTTTACTTATTACTGAGGTCACAAGTGAAGCAACAAATTCAATGTTGCTAAAGGAAGAAACAGTGAACCCAAAGCTGAAAGAGAATATAGGAGATCAGAAGGAGACACAAGTCTGGTATTTGGATAATGGAGCATCCAACCATATGACAGGCTATCGAGGAAAGTTTAAAGAATTAGATGAGAACATGAGTGGGTAGGTAAAGTTTGGGGACGGATCAACTATAAGTATAAAAGGTAAAGGGGTCGTTTCATTCAGGTGCAAGAATGGTGAAGAGAAACTTCTGAAAGATATATACTATATCCCTGCGCTGTGTAGTATTATTATCAGCCTGGGACAGTTATCTGAAGATGGGAATAAAGTGATATTGGATGGAGATTATCTATGGGTGTACGATGAGCGAGGGAGACTATTAATGAAAGTGAAAAAGTCTAAGAACTGGTTGTACAAAATAAGCCTTGAAGAGATGTGGCCTAAGTTCTTGATCACAAAATCGGAGGAAACACATGGTTATGGCACTCCAGAATGGGACATGTAAACTTCCAAGCGCTTGAGCTTTTGTCAAATGAGGGAATGGAAAGGGGTATTTCGAAGTTGACACGCCCATCAAACAGTTGTGAAGGATATTTAATGTCGAAACAGTCCAGAGGTTCGTTCCCTTCACAAGCGAATTTTGAAGCAAAAAAGGTGTTGGAGCTAATACACGCAGATATTTGTGGACCCATTTCGCCAACAACACTTGGAGGTAATCGCTATTTTTTGCTATTTGTGGACGATTTTAGTAGAAAAATGTGGGTTTACTGTTTGCAGGAGAAAAGTGAGGCGTTAATTGTGTTTAATAAGTTTAAGGTGCTGGTCGAAAAGAAAATGGAGATGAGCATAAAGATGTTGAGGATAGATCGTGGAAGGGAGTTCTGTTCATGAAAGTTTGCAGGTTTCTGTGAAGACTCAGGTGTTAGTAGACAATTTACAGCGCCTTgcaccccacaacaaaatgggcTGGTAGAGCGTAGGAATTGAACCATGGCAGCCATGATTAGAAGCTTCCTGAAGGAGTCGAAAATGCCATCATATATGTGGGGGAGGCAGCTCGTCACACGGTATATATTCTGAACCGCTTGCCAACTCGTATTTTGAATGGTAAAACTCCATATGAGGCTTGGAATGGAAGGAAGCCTGATCTAGCCCATATACCAGTATTTGGGTGTACTGTATATATGAAAATACCCGTGGTGTGTGTTAGAAAGCTTGATGATCGCATCAAACAGGTTGTGTACCTTGGGAGAGAACCAGGAATAAAGGGAGAAAGACTGTATAATCCCAAAATAGGGACTGTACATGTAAGTAGAGATGTTGTGTTTTAGGAGAAGAATATCTGGCCATGGGTACAAGAAGGAGGTGACGGGATGGCGACATCTGAGTACTTTACCATTGCCAATATTTTTGCAGAGACAGATGACACCTCAGGGACAGAACACGAGGTGTCAACACCTGTACAAACGCCACGAACAGGTACGCCGGAAACATCTACGCCTGAGTCATCTACAGGTGGATCGACCGAACTTAGTAGTGGGCCACATCATTATAGAATGATGGAAGAACTGTATAATGAGACAGAGGTGATAAAGTATGATCGATGAGCTCATGTTACTAaaagtcgaggaaccagtttGTTACGTTGAATCAGCAAAGGAACAGGAATGACAGAATGCTATAAAATTGGAGGTGGAAGCAATTGAGAAAAACAAAATATGGTTTCTTACTGACTTACCATCCGAACAAAAGGCCATTGGTTTAAAGTGGGTCTATAAAATCAAAAGAGATGTGGATGGAAATATTGTGAAATATAAGGCCCGTCTCGTTGTAAAAGGGTACGTTCAAAGGAAAGTAATTGATTATGAGGAGGTGTTTGCTCCAGTGGCACGTTTGGAAATGATACGTTTATTATTGGCTCTCTCAGCTAGGGAACAGTGGGAGGTGCACCAACTTAATGTCAAATCAGCATTTTTGAATGGAGAATTACTGGAAGAGGTGTATGTTGTACAGCCGGAGGGTTTTGTGAAGAAAGGTCAAGAACAAAATGTATATAAGCTGATAAAAGCATTGTATTGTTTATGTCAGGACCCTAGAGCATGGAATGCAAAATTGGATAGATGTTTGCGAGATTTGGGTTTTAAAAAATGCCTACATGAGCAAGCAGTGTACACACAGTATCAGGAAGGAAGTGTGTTGATAGTGGGAGTTTATGTAGATGCTTTGATAGTAGTGGGTTCAAGTGAGAATGAGATTAAATACTTCAAGAAACAAATGAGTGATAAGTTTGAGATGAGCGACCTGGGTTTACTGTCGTATTATTTGGGTATAGAAGTGAAGCATGGGAGGTCGTCTATTACATTGAAGCAGACAACATATGCAAAAAAAATATTGGAAAAAACGTGGATGATAGACTGCAACTTGGCAAGGTATCCAATGGAACAGTAGATACAACTTGATAAAGATGAAGGAGGACAACTGGTGAATGTTACGGAGTATAGGAGCATTGTTGAAATTTTGAGGTATTTAACCCACACGCGACCTGATATTTCGTATGTTATGGGAGTGGTTAGTAGATTCATGGAAGCACCCACGACGAAACATCAACAAGCAGTAAagcatattttgagatatataCAAGGCACAGTCGACCATGGACTTGAGTATGAGAAAACTGGGAGCAAGAGGGTTATGATTGGGTTTTCAGACAGTGATTTAGCAGGTGACGTTGGAGACAGAAGAAGCACATGAGGGATATGTTTTTATTTGGATGGAAATTTCATTTGCTGGGCATCACAGAAACAGGGAGTGATTGCACTTTCTTCCCGTGAAGCAGAGTATATGGCGGCAACCACAGCGGCGTGTCATAGTATATGGCTTCGAGGCTTACTGGATGAACTAATAGGGCAAGAAGTTGGAGTTGTGACGTATGTGTGGATAACGGGTCGACTATTGAACTAATGAAGAACCCAATGCTGCACGAAAGGAGTAAACATATAGATGTCAGGTTTCATTTCATCCGAGAGTGCATTGAGCGGGGTGAGTTGATTGTGAAGTACGTGAGTACACAGGAACAACGGGCAGATATCCTACCAAAAGCTCTGGGCAAGCAATGAGGAAGCTATTAGGTGTCAAGGACATTGGTACAGGCGAACCAGGCATGCAGAAATATGTTTAGCTTAAGGGGGAATTTGTTGAATTTAAATAATCTAAACATATTTAAATTATAGCTATTATATGGCTAT belongs to Apium graveolens cultivar Ventura unplaced genomic scaffold, ASM990537v1 ctg7241, whole genome shotgun sequence and includes:
- the LOC141703959 gene encoding secreted RxLR effector protein 161-like, giving the protein MGVVSRFMEAPTTKHQQAVKHILRYIQGTVDHGLEYEKTGSKRVMIGFSDSDLAGDKQGVIALSSREAEYMAATTAACHSIWLRGLLDELIGQEVGVVTYPTKSSGQAMRKLLGVKDIGTGEPGMQKYV